The genomic window GTATCTTGCCCGCCGATCGCAATGATTTTGCCATCGGGACTAAATCTGACCGCCCAGATGCCAGCATTGGGCAGGGCAAACCGTTGGAGTTCTCGACCATCAAGTCCCGATAAAATCGCCAAGTGCATCCCGACGGCGACAATTTTCGGTCCGTCTGGGCTGAAATCAAGTTTGTGTGCCGAAAATCTGGAAATTGGTGGCAAAACTTTGACCAAGGTGCCATCAGATCGCCACAGGTGGATCGGTTCGCCAATTGCAGCCGTGGCTAGCAATTTACTGTCAGGACTAAATGCGACTGTAATACCTTTTTGAGGCAAGGTTTTGAGTAAAGTGCCACGCTGCGCCAGAGTTTGACAGTTTGATCTTCTGCCGTCGAAGCAATTAATTGCCCGTCAGGACTAAACTTGGCTTCGATAATTTCCGCGCCATCACCAGCAAAAGTCTCGATCAACTTGCCATCGACACTCCATAGTTTAATGGTGCGATCGGCTGAGGTAGAAACCAAGCGTTGACCGTCGGGGCTAAAACTGACAGTATTGACAGTAGTTTGATGAGCCAGAGGCTGACAGCGATCGCTCTTGGTTGGCTGACATTCCACACCAATAGGATTAACCGTTTGAGGATCGGCAAGTTCTCCCTCCAATATGCCATCAATCCGCCAAATCTTGACCCGTCCGTCTACCGAAGCTGAGGCGATTAGTTTGCCGTCAGGACTGATATCTACCCCCTTAACGGTCGTACCTATATCCAAGCGGTTAATTCTTCGATGCCATAAATCGTCCGTTGCAATACCTCTCGCACATCGCGATCGAGTTGAGCATCAACACCTTGCAATTGCTGGAGTTTCCCCTTGGCTTTAATTGCATCGATCGCTGCTTCCAACTGGCGATTCGAGTCAAAATTCCCTTCAGCAGAAGATACCAAAGCCTCGATTTCGCTGATTTTGGCTTGCCGTTCTCTGCTTTTAGCTTGACGATACTGTCCAAAGGTAATAAAACCCAATCCCACCGTTACCACCAAAGCCGTACCGATCGCCCCTAACAAAAACCGTTGCAGTCGAGCCGTTTTGCGTTCTTGAGCCAGACGCGCTTCAACTTCCTTGGCTCGTTCGGCTTCCAACGCTTGTTGCACCTGTTGGTGATCGCTCTCCACCGAAGCCCCCAAAAACTGATAACCTAGATCGCCGAGCCGCTTCCCCTGCGACCACTTTTGAGCGTCTAATAACGCCTGTCCCCGCAACAAACGGGATTCATCTTGCCGTTTGGAGATCGCCCACGCATCCAAAGCTTGAGAGTAAGGACGCATCAGACTGAGTTGTTGCTCCACCCATATTTGATGAAATACCTCAGCATAAATCCGGTTTTTTACCCTTAAATAGCCTTTTTGCTTCACCATCAAGCCCGATAGCAACAATTGCACCTGTTCGCGGCTATCATCAACTGGAACTAGGGGATAGACTCTTAGTCTATCGGTCTATGCCTCTCGACAACGCTAGCAATCCGACGCAAGAGTTTTTAGAGTTTCCTGGCGCGCCATTAAGCTTGGATTCTCGCTTTTATATCTCGCGTCCTCCACTAGAAGAACTGGTTTGCCAAGAAGTTGAGAAACCAGGGAGTGTAATTCGCATTCAAGCACCGCGCCACATGGGTAAGAGTTCGTTGCTGAATCGTCTGATTGCCCATGCTAAGGCTAAAGGCTATCGAGTTGTCAACTTAGATTTTCAGCAAGCAGATGAAAACGTTTTTCGCAACAATAGGCAGATTTTGCCACTTAATTACACTGTTTGCTCCCTATTCCTAATTCCCCGACCCTAGCCACCAATGTTTTAAATGAGAGTAGTTGTGTCCAAGTTCTAACAGGGCAAACGCATCTAAATCCTGAACTCCTTATCCAGCAATGATTCCATTTATTTAGGAAAAAAAAGACGCGATCGCCCGAACCCTCACCCAGTCAGCCTTAAAAAAATAAGATGTGTTTGCCCTGCAAGTTCTAATATTTACCTAGACAAATAGCACCATATGGTTTATATTAGTTGATCGTGGTTAAAATTAACTGACTAGCTGATTTCTTGGGAAAGCGATCGCTTTCCTAGTATAGTTAGTTTATAAGCGGCTGAAAGTATAGTCACCTATATTTGAAGTTATGGGCACGGTTGCCTCGTAGGGATACTGAGCGGTTTACCTCTTAAGTCTCCACGATCTTTGCTCAAGGTAACAACCAGTGCGTGATGTTTTGGTGCTGAAACGCTAATTTTGCGTTTCCAACTAAAATACAAACTTACCAAGTTGCCTAAAAGGATCTTTCAGAAATATCAATCTAGACAGATTGTTTTTTGGCAAATTTATAGATCTTACGAGCATAAAGTTAGGATGGGGAACTCGCGTCCTTATCCGTATCTATTTGTAGTGTCTCAAAGAGGGAGACTGTTTTTCAATGTCTATCGGTATCCTCGGCACCAAATTGGGCATGACCCAAATTTTTGACGAAACAGGTAAATCTATACCTGTGACAGTCATAGCAGCAGGACCATGTACTGTTACTCAAGTCAAAACTCAGTCAACAGACGGTTATACTGCCGTCCAACTGGGCTACAAAGAAGTCAGAGAAAAGTTACTTAACCAGCCTG from Merismopedia glauca CCAP 1448/3 includes these protein-coding regions:
- a CDS encoding WD40 repeat domain-containing protein, translating into MDIGTTVKGVDISPDGKLIASASVDGRVKIWRIDGILEGELADPQTVNPIGVECQPTKSDRCQPLAHQTTVNTVSFSPDGQRLVSTSADRTIKLWSVDGKLIETFAGDGAEIIEAKFSPDGQLIASTAEDQTVKLWRSVALYSKPCLKKVLQSHLVLTVNC
- a CDS encoding AAA-like domain-containing protein, which encodes MPLDNASNPTQEFLEFPGAPLSLDSRFYISRPPLEELVCQEVEKPGSVIRIQAPRHMGKSSLLNRLIAHAKAKGYRVVNLDFQQADENVFRNNRQILPLNYTVCSLFLIPRP